The following proteins are co-located in the Legionella busanensis genome:
- the glnE gene encoding bifunctional [glutamate--ammonia ligase]-adenylyl-L-tyrosine phosphorylase/[glutamate--ammonia-ligase] adenylyltransferase, with protein sequence MLTIPKLLQSNYILFDKYFSNLEHPLREVVKTLLAVSNYAGKQIETLNYLLTQDDWQKQLNFIDYKNSLQQLYTETNQPFNKFIRNFRHYHFLRHLLRELSGLATVEETMLSWSDCADALIMFTLNYCKQEMTNRYGHPKDEAGNLVDLYVLAMGKLGGQELNYSSDIDLIMAFSASGYTNGEQHVDNQYFFTKVVQLFIQLMQNVTEDGFVFRVDLRLRPNGESGALVSSLAAMETYYQEQGRDWERYAMIKARLISASPALRAQWFKKLITPFVYRRYIDFSVIESLRSMKAMIEREVQLNPTLDDIKRGFGGIREVEFIVQSIQLIRGGRLPRLQQTNLVNALSALKEEKLFSRTDVLKQAYLFLRKLENCLQSENDQQIHALPTEPIKQAKIALAMGFASWDSLLKIVQRFRKIIRHLFLSVLKQAIDYDNNDKLLDSQLNNVWQGHAESTMAINLLASLGYQDAERCYQLLSNFRHGSRCRRLNQAARLRLDRFMTLLLRELANVANTGEVLLNVIHLLENIVTRSAYITLFTENPQALRELFIWFNNSAFIRGLLVNHPFLLEILLDQGQEWQPASRKQLQEQLQKKLLESNDIELQEEILRQFKLTNWLLIARAEQQSTVTALQSAHFLSLVAEVIVEQVVKLAFIELGKRYPQIPELKSHFAIIAYGKLGSQEMNYNSDLDLVFIYDNQLQEESLVTRLTQKILHMLTTRSQSGLLYKVDTRLRPSGEAGLLVSAIKSFIDYQQNQAWLWEHQALIRARVIFGNTTIHSQFKNLKQNILLIERPKEWVFKEIKAMRQKINRHLKGEDEIKYTPGGLIDLEFFVQFLVLTNPIQELSRETNTLSLIKKLADCKVIESEVFKILTSAYKFYHKILHQNILASSEVINSQDKCKEVLSIVNFH encoded by the coding sequence GTGTTAACTATTCCCAAATTATTACAATCTAATTACATCTTATTTGATAAATATTTTTCTAATTTAGAGCATCCATTGCGCGAGGTTGTAAAAACGTTACTCGCAGTAAGTAATTATGCTGGTAAGCAAATTGAAACTCTAAACTATTTACTTACTCAAGATGATTGGCAAAAGCAACTTAATTTTATTGATTATAAGAACTCTTTGCAGCAGTTATATACAGAAACAAACCAGCCTTTTAATAAATTTATTCGTAATTTTAGACATTATCATTTTCTAAGACATCTGTTGCGTGAGTTAAGTGGACTAGCAACGGTTGAAGAAACAATGCTGTCTTGGTCAGATTGTGCTGATGCTTTAATTATGTTCACCTTAAATTACTGTAAGCAGGAAATGACAAATCGGTATGGTCATCCAAAAGATGAAGCAGGCAACCTAGTTGACCTTTATGTTTTAGCCATGGGTAAATTAGGAGGACAGGAATTAAATTATTCCTCTGATATTGATTTAATTATGGCCTTTTCGGCATCTGGCTATACTAATGGAGAGCAGCATGTTGATAATCAGTATTTCTTTACTAAAGTAGTCCAGCTATTTATTCAGTTGATGCAGAATGTAACAGAAGATGGGTTTGTTTTTCGGGTAGATTTAAGATTGCGACCTAATGGGGAGAGTGGCGCACTTGTATCCTCACTAGCTGCTATGGAAACCTATTATCAAGAACAAGGAAGGGATTGGGAGCGTTATGCTATGATAAAAGCACGCTTAATAAGCGCTTCCCCTGCTTTACGTGCTCAATGGTTTAAAAAATTAATTACCCCTTTTGTTTATAGACGTTATATTGATTTTAGTGTCATAGAATCTTTGCGCAGTATGAAAGCGATGATCGAACGTGAGGTGCAGTTAAATCCCACCTTAGATGATATAAAAAGGGGATTTGGGGGTATTCGAGAAGTTGAATTTATTGTCCAAAGTATCCAATTAATTCGAGGCGGACGTCTACCCCGATTACAACAAACCAATTTGGTAAACGCACTTTCAGCCTTAAAAGAAGAAAAACTTTTTTCCAGAACAGATGTGTTAAAACAAGCTTATTTATTTTTAAGAAAACTAGAAAACTGCTTACAAAGTGAAAATGATCAGCAAATACATGCACTACCTACAGAACCTATTAAGCAAGCTAAAATAGCCTTGGCTATGGGTTTTGCTAGTTGGGATTCTTTATTAAAAATAGTGCAGCGATTTAGAAAAATCATACGTCATCTTTTCCTTTCTGTATTAAAGCAGGCAATTGATTACGATAATAATGACAAGCTATTGGATTCCCAGTTAAATAATGTTTGGCAAGGTCATGCTGAAAGTACCATGGCTATTAATCTTTTAGCTAGTTTAGGTTATCAAGATGCAGAACGGTGTTATCAATTGTTATCTAATTTCAGACATGGCTCTCGCTGTCGGCGGCTTAATCAAGCAGCCCGCTTAAGACTTGATCGATTTATGACGTTACTTTTAAGAGAACTTGCCAATGTAGCAAATACTGGCGAAGTACTGTTAAACGTAATTCATTTGTTAGAAAACATAGTAACTCGCAGTGCTTATATAACGTTATTTACTGAAAATCCACAGGCATTAAGAGAATTATTTATCTGGTTTAATAATAGTGCTTTTATTAGAGGATTATTAGTTAACCATCCATTTTTATTAGAAATTTTATTAGATCAAGGGCAAGAATGGCAGCCAGCTTCACGTAAACAATTACAAGAGCAATTACAAAAAAAGTTATTAGAAAGTAATGATATTGAACTACAAGAGGAAATATTACGGCAATTTAAATTGACTAATTGGCTGTTAATTGCTCGGGCTGAACAGCAGAGTACAGTTACAGCCTTACAAAGTGCACATTTTCTCTCCCTAGTCGCTGAAGTTATTGTTGAACAAGTTGTTAAATTAGCCTTTATAGAGTTAGGTAAGCGCTACCCACAAATTCCAGAGCTCAAATCGCATTTTGCTATTATTGCTTATGGTAAATTAGGTAGTCAGGAAATGAATTATAATTCTGACCTAGATTTAGTATTCATTTATGATAATCAATTACAAGAAGAAAGTTTAGTCACACGCCTTACCCAGAAAATTTTGCATATGCTAACAACTCGTTCGCAATCTGGACTTCTTTATAAAGTAGATACTCGTTTAAGACCTTCAGGCGAAGCAGGATTGTTAGTAAGTGCTATAAAATCATTTATCGACTATCAACAAAATCAGGCTTGGCTTTGGGAGCATCAAGCATTAATTCGGGCGCGTGTTATTTTTGGCAATACAACTATTCATTCTCAATTTAAAAATTTAAAACAGAATATATTATTGATTGAACGGCCTAAGGAATGGGTTTTTAAGGAGATAAAAGCCATGCGCCAAAAAATAAATCGACATCTTAAAGGTGAGGATGAAATTAAATATACGCCGGGTGGCTTAATCGATCTAGAATTTTTTGTTCAATTTCTTGTTCTTACAAATCCGATACAAGAACTAAGTAGAGAAACTAATACATTGAGCCTAATTAAAAAACTAGCTGACTGTAAGGTAATTGAATCTGAGGTATTTAAGATACTTACTAGTGCTTATAAATTTTACCATAAAATATTACATCAGAATATTTTAGCTTCTTCTGAAGTTATAAATTCCCAAGATAAATGTAAGGAAGTTTTATCTATTGTTAACTTTCATTAA
- a CDS encoding transporter substrate-binding domain-containing protein, whose protein sequence is MKRILIFTLLICINIFTFAQDTTPLRIGVDNFYPPYVMRAGNNQVFGFDISIMEGVCQLMNKKCIYYPMPFTNLLSKVEQGELDAAVGAITITPERASHVSFSIPYLNSQARFLSNKNVKPDSFNLATLKNYNIGAVRGTIFPRLLNSLGIADSRITLYDRFDFMIDSLGDKEIDIAIMDNASAINWQEQSSNVLIALGQPFNYGYGIAIAINRNKTELISEINGALEKYLKGSDYKKNYDKYLSYF, encoded by the coding sequence ATGAAAAGGATTTTAATTTTTACACTACTAATATGCATTAATATTTTCACTTTTGCGCAAGATACTACACCTTTACGAATAGGCGTTGATAACTTTTATCCGCCCTATGTCATGCGAGCTGGCAATAATCAAGTTTTTGGCTTTGATATATCCATCATGGAGGGGGTTTGCCAGTTAATGAATAAAAAATGTATTTATTATCCAATGCCCTTTACAAACCTCTTAAGTAAAGTTGAACAGGGTGAATTAGATGCCGCTGTTGGTGCAATTACAATAACGCCCGAGCGAGCTTCACATGTCTCTTTTTCTATACCTTATTTAAATAGCCAAGCTCGATTTTTAAGTAACAAAAATGTTAAACCTGATTCTTTTAATCTAGCTACCTTAAAAAATTACAATATTGGCGCTGTTAGAGGAACTATTTTTCCTAGATTACTTAATTCATTGGGCATCGCAGATTCCCGAATTACCCTATACGATAGGTTTGATTTCATGATTGATTCTTTGGGGGATAAAGAAATAGATATTGCAATTATGGATAATGCAAGTGCAATAAATTGGCAGGAGCAGTCATCGAATGTATTAATAGCGCTAGGCCAGCCTTTTAATTATGGTTACGGCATAGCAATTGCAATTAATCGCAATAAGACAGAGTTAATTAGTGAAATCAATGGGGCATTAGAAAAATACTTAAAAGGGTCAGATTATAAGAAAAATTATGATAAATATTTAAGCTATTTTTGA